The following are encoded together in the Desulfococcus multivorans genome:
- a CDS encoding DEAD/DEAH box helicase family protein has product MSYNEQETRFFLIDPVLRDRGYNDHQWIKMETPAPVEPTGPKGRRRKGSGRTDYLLCVQVGDMPKALPVGVLEAKKETEDPLKGMQQAKGYADCRRFEVKYVFATNGHFYGEFDYFTNLQGGPFPFSNFPPHLDLTARYAKNTGIDISKPEAAMLFQADSPAWSLTRYYQDAAIRAAFEKIIRCRQQGETARVLLTLATGSGKTIIATNLLWRLGQAGQLPKPALFLCDRDELREQAYTKLKAAFGDNVRIVKTEKGGNAAANARIHIATYQTLGLDDEDDGFASFLSQHYGEDAFSVIIIDECHRSAWGKWSEVLKRNGGAIHIGLTATPRKLQESKHATAEDQEITANNHKYFGEPVYEYTLIQAQEDGYLAACEIVKRKADIDKRVFTKEEILKAAVKDIRTGKPLTEADLTKDEYTGKDFDDELFIELRTPTMCEDLFRLLCANGGPEQKVIIFCNREIHADRVAMQMNNLYARWCKEHNQTPKDHYAFKCMGGPNNGADMIEPMRGSGERAFIACTVDLLEAGVDIERLNAVVFFRYLQSPIKFYQMVGRGTRIHEETQKYKFWLYDYTDVTNLFGTDFITKPPRPRGGGDGGDDGGIIVDPPWPPPEPPSVAEMGGHWVTVTPQGRFILTSRGGRDTPIPVDEYRREVIQRVVSEAHNLDEFRQLWIETQKRRSLINHLLGDNFSPEVIREIDQMTDFDLYDFFGHHGYKVRALKRTERGNLYISSNAGWFGGMDAKAAVVLKGLGHQFSQGGTEALETPALWEVPEIKLAGGLAALKKIGKPVAVMHEAKGRLFGV; this is encoded by the coding sequence GCCAAGAAAGAGACGGAAGACCCCCTCAAGGGCATGCAGCAGGCCAAGGGGTATGCCGATTGCCGGCGCTTCGAGGTGAAATATGTCTTCGCCACCAACGGCCATTTCTACGGCGAATTCGACTACTTCACCAACCTGCAGGGCGGGCCGTTTCCCTTTTCCAATTTTCCGCCGCACCTGGATCTGACCGCTCGCTATGCGAAGAATACCGGTATCGACATCAGCAAGCCCGAGGCGGCCATGCTCTTTCAGGCCGACAGCCCGGCCTGGTCGCTGACCCGCTACTATCAGGACGCCGCCATTCGCGCCGCCTTTGAGAAGATCATCCGCTGCCGCCAACAGGGTGAAACGGCCCGGGTGCTGCTGACGCTTGCCACCGGTTCGGGCAAGACCATCATCGCCACCAACCTGCTCTGGCGGCTGGGGCAGGCCGGGCAACTGCCAAAACCGGCGCTCTTTCTCTGCGACCGCGACGAGCTGCGCGAGCAGGCCTATACCAAGCTCAAGGCCGCCTTCGGCGACAACGTTCGCATCGTCAAGACCGAAAAAGGCGGTAACGCCGCCGCCAACGCCCGCATTCATATCGCCACCTATCAGACCTTGGGTCTGGACGACGAGGACGACGGCTTTGCCAGCTTTTTGTCCCAACATTACGGCGAGGATGCCTTTTCCGTCATCATCATCGACGAGTGCCACCGTTCTGCGTGGGGCAAGTGGTCCGAGGTGCTCAAACGCAACGGAGGCGCCATCCACATCGGCCTGACCGCCACGCCGCGCAAGCTGCAGGAATCAAAACACGCCACCGCCGAGGATCAGGAGATCACCGCCAACAACCACAAGTATTTCGGCGAGCCGGTCTATGAATACACCCTCATTCAGGCCCAGGAGGATGGCTATCTGGCCGCCTGCGAGATCGTCAAGCGCAAGGCCGACATCGACAAGCGTGTCTTTACCAAAGAGGAGATCCTCAAGGCAGCCGTGAAGGATATTCGTACCGGCAAGCCGCTTACCGAGGCTGATCTCACCAAGGACGAATACACCGGCAAGGATTTCGACGACGAGCTGTTCATCGAACTGCGCACCCCCACCATGTGCGAGGATCTGTTTCGGCTGCTCTGCGCCAACGGCGGCCCGGAACAGAAGGTGATCATCTTCTGTAATCGCGAGATCCACGCCGACCGGGTGGCCATGCAGATGAACAACCTCTATGCCCGCTGGTGCAAAGAGCACAACCAGACGCCCAAGGACCACTACGCCTTCAAGTGCATGGGCGGGCCGAACAACGGCGCGGACATGATCGAGCCCATGCGGGGCTCCGGCGAACGCGCCTTTATCGCCTGCACCGTGGACCTGCTGGAGGCGGGGGTCGATATCGAACGCCTCAATGCCGTGGTCTTCTTTCGCTACCTGCAATCACCCATCAAGTTCTACCAGATGGTGGGGCGCGGCACCCGCATCCACGAAGAGACGCAGAAGTACAAGTTCTGGCTCTACGATTACACCGACGTTACCAACCTGTTCGGCACCGATTTCATTACCAAGCCGCCGCGTCCTCGTGGTGGTGGAGATGGGGGGGATGATGGCGGGATTATTGTCGACCCGCCATGGCCGCCGCCCGAACCGCCCAGCGTTGCCGAGATGGGCGGTCATTGGGTGACCGTTACCCCCCAAGGCCGCTTCATCCTCACCAGCAGGGGCGGTCGCGACACGCCGATTCCGGTGGACGAGTACCGCCGCGAGGTAATCCAGCGGGTGGTCTCCGAGGCCCACAACCTCGATGAGTTCCGGCAACTCTGGATCGAGACCCAGAAGCGCCGCAGCCTGATCAATCACCTGTTGGGCGACAACTTCAGCCCCGAGGTGATCCGCGAGATCGACCAGATGACCGACTTCGATCTTTACGACTTCTTCGGCCACCACGGATACAAGGTCCGGGCGCTCAAACGCACTGAGCGGGGCAACCTTTACATCTCCAGCAATGCGGGCTGGTTCGGCGGCATGGACGCCAAGGCCGCCGTCGTACTCAAGGGGCTTGGGCACCAGTTCAGCCAGGGCGGCACAGAGGCCCTGGAGACCCCGGCGTTGTGGGAGGTGCCGGAGATCAAGCTGGCGGGCGGGCTGGCGGCGCTGAAAAAGATCGGCAAGCCGGTGGCGGTGATGCACGAGGCCAAGGGGAGGTTGTTTGGGGTATGA
- a CDS encoding restriction endonuclease subunit S — protein sequence MSWITSPLGKITTVLSGTTPESSNPAYWSGNLVWVTPTDLGKLNEPVITTSSRLITAMGRASCNLPLVPQGAVVMSSRAPIGHLGIAGCSLHTNQGCKSFVCSSEIDPEFLYYTLKHRMADIQALGSGATFVEVSKSTLEAFEISFPKPIEKQRQIATRLKAQLAEADKARQAAEAQLRETTKLADAIVLDSIQYGRTTRHNLGEVLEEVKQGIGDSWADYPVLGATRDGLAPAKEPPGKKPERYKPVFPGTVFYNPMRILIGSIALVDDDDTPGITSPDYVALQGKKGVVDSRWFYCWLRSPLGEQCILSLARGAVRERMLFNRLAEGEIELPDFTIQQKASAALAALRPMRQAIESKLNDINLLPQKILAQAFEM from the coding sequence ATGAGTTGGATAACTTCACCACTTGGGAAAATCACAACCGTATTGAGCGGGACAACACCCGAATCATCGAACCCAGCCTATTGGAGTGGCAATCTCGTTTGGGTCACGCCAACAGACCTTGGTAAACTCAACGAGCCTGTCATTACAACTTCATCCAGACTGATCACGGCGATGGGTCGAGCAAGTTGTAATCTCCCTTTGGTTCCGCAAGGCGCTGTTGTAATGTCGTCGAGAGCACCTATCGGGCATCTTGGGATAGCTGGCTGTTCTTTACACACGAACCAAGGCTGCAAAAGCTTTGTCTGCTCAAGTGAGATAGACCCTGAGTTTCTGTACTACACCCTCAAACACCGTATGGCCGACATACAAGCATTGGGAAGTGGTGCGACATTTGTAGAGGTCTCCAAATCCACTTTAGAAGCATTTGAAATTAGTTTTCCAAAGCCCATCGAAAAACAACGCCAAATCGCCACCCGCCTGAAAGCCCAACTGGCCGAGGCGGACAAGGCCCGGCAGGCGGCGGAGGCGCAGTTGCGAGAGACAACGAAGCTGGCCGATGCCATCGTCCTCGACAGTATCCAGTATGGCAGAACCACCAGGCACAACCTCGGCGAGGTGCTGGAAGAGGTCAAGCAGGGCATCGGCGACAGCTGGGCGGACTATCCCGTTTTGGGAGCCACCCGCGACGGTCTGGCCCCGGCCAAGGAGCCGCCGGGCAAGAAACCGGAACGCTACAAGCCGGTGTTCCCCGGCACCGTCTTCTACAACCCCATGCGTATTCTGATCGGCTCCATTGCTCTGGTGGATGACGATGACACCCCCGGCATCACCAGCCCGGATTATGTAGCGCTTCAGGGCAAAAAGGGCGTTGTCGATTCCCGCTGGTTCTACTGCTGGTTGCGTTCGCCGCTCGGCGAACAGTGTATTCTATCCCTTGCCCGTGGCGCGGTGCGCGAGCGTATGCTGTTCAACCGCCTGGCCGAGGGTGAAATAGAACTGCCCGATTTCACCATCCAGCAAAAGGCGTCCGCAGCATTGGCCGCTCTAAGGCCGATGCGGCAGGCAATCGAATCCAAACTCAACGACATTAACCTCCTGCCCCAGAAAATTCTGGCGCAGGCCTTCGAGATGTAA